The following coding sequences are from one Pseudonocardia sp. EC080619-01 window:
- the dop gene encoding depupylase/deamidase Dop, which produces MGTEVEYGIAVPGDPTANPVVTSTQVVLAYAAAADVPRNRRARWDYEVESPLRDARGFDLSAPSLAPQMDTDLDDLGAANVILTNGARFYVDHAHPEFSTPEVLTPRDVVVWDKAGERIMLEAANRAATVPGAPRMQLYKNNVDGKGASYGSHENYLMARTTTFPSIVTGLTPFFVSRQIVCGAGRVGLGQQGDEPGYQIAQRSDYIEVEVGLETTLKRGIINTRDEPHADADKYRRLHVIIGDANLSEIATLLKVGTTALVLDMIEHGRSFEDLRLAEPVKSVARISHDPTLQVTVPLADGRHLTALQLQQEYLARAVAYLEETAGNQRSDWDPDTREVVEEWESVLADLARDPMLTADRLDWTAKLKLLEAYRERDGLSWASGRLGMVDLQYSDVRLAKGLYNRLVTRGSMRRVVTEEQVLAAMTEPPEDTRAYFRGSCMSRYPVEVAAASWDSVIFDLGRESLVRIPTLEPLRGTRKHVGELFEAVSSAEELVDKLTAN; this is translated from the coding sequence ATGGGCACCGAGGTCGAGTACGGCATCGCCGTGCCCGGGGACCCCACCGCGAACCCGGTCGTCACCTCCACGCAGGTCGTGCTCGCCTACGCCGCGGCGGCGGACGTCCCGCGCAACCGCCGGGCCCGCTGGGACTACGAGGTCGAGTCGCCGCTGCGCGACGCGCGCGGGTTCGACCTGTCCGCGCCGTCGCTGGCCCCGCAGATGGACACCGATCTGGACGACCTCGGCGCCGCGAACGTCATCCTCACCAACGGCGCCCGGTTCTACGTCGACCACGCGCACCCCGAGTTCTCCACGCCCGAGGTGCTGACCCCGCGCGACGTCGTGGTCTGGGACAAGGCAGGCGAGCGGATCATGCTGGAGGCCGCGAACCGGGCCGCCACCGTGCCGGGTGCGCCGCGGATGCAGCTCTACAAGAACAACGTCGACGGCAAGGGCGCGAGCTACGGCTCGCACGAGAACTACCTGATGGCCCGCACCACGACGTTCCCGTCGATCGTGACCGGCCTGACGCCGTTCTTCGTGTCCCGGCAGATCGTGTGCGGGGCCGGCCGGGTCGGGCTGGGCCAGCAGGGCGACGAGCCCGGCTACCAGATCGCGCAGCGCTCGGACTACATCGAGGTCGAGGTCGGCCTGGAGACCACGCTCAAGCGCGGCATCATCAACACCCGCGACGAGCCGCACGCCGACGCCGACAAGTACCGCAGGCTGCACGTCATCATCGGTGACGCGAACCTGTCGGAGATCGCGACGCTGCTCAAGGTCGGCACCACCGCGCTGGTGCTGGACATGATCGAGCACGGCCGGTCGTTCGAGGACCTCCGGCTGGCCGAGCCGGTGAAGTCGGTGGCCCGCATCAGCCACGACCCGACCCTGCAGGTCACCGTGCCGCTCGCCGACGGCAGGCACCTGACCGCGCTGCAGCTGCAGCAGGAGTACCTGGCCCGCGCGGTCGCGTACCTGGAGGAGACGGCCGGCAACCAGCGGTCCGACTGGGACCCCGACACCAGGGAGGTCGTCGAGGAGTGGGAGTCGGTGCTCGCCGACCTGGCCCGCGACCCGATGCTCACCGCGGACCGCCTGGACTGGACGGCGAAGCTCAAGCTGCTCGAGGCCTACCGTGAGCGCGACGGCCTGTCGTGGGCGTCCGGCCGGCTCGGCATGGTGGACCTCCAGTACTCCGACGTCCGGCTGGCCAAGGGTCTCTACAACCGGCTCGTCACCCGCGGTTCGATGCGCCGCGTCGTCACCGAGGAGCAGGTACTGGCGGCGATGACGGAGCCGCCGGAGGACACCCGCGCCTACTTCCGGGGGTCCTGCATGAGCCGCTACCCGGTGGAGGTCGCGGCGGCGTCCTGGGACTCGGTCATCTTCGACCTGGGCCGGGAGTCGCTGGTCCGGATCCCGACGCTGGAGCCGCTGCGGGGGACCCGCAAGCACGTCGGCGAGCTGTTCGAGGCGGTGTCCAGTGCCGAGGAGCTGGTGGACAAGCTGACCGCGAACTGA
- a CDS encoding LysR family transcriptional regulator, which yields MDLTLQQLRAVVAVHDAGGFTAAAHTLHVAQPSLSRVVADVERRLGVRLFERTTRRLEPTPAGNAVVAAARRALDAVESELRHVDGFLGGREGAVRIATLPSLAAILLPGVVSAFRGARPGVRTEMSDALADEVLERVRTGRADLAVTVLPDDGAAPPDLLATPVAADRFCALVPPDHRLAGRPTLRWADLDGEPLVDFDPTTSIRQHVDRALFLAAARPERGLAARNIAAVAGLVAAGLGVTAVPGLVVPLTGFAGLVAVPLDGPVLTRRIALVVPRGRHPVPAAQAFAAMLTGADRDRPSLPEHAEWVGPPDGDRPGPVSP from the coding sequence ATGGATCTCACGTTGCAGCAGCTCCGGGCCGTCGTCGCCGTGCACGACGCCGGTGGGTTCACCGCGGCCGCGCACACGCTGCACGTCGCCCAGCCGTCGCTGAGCCGGGTCGTCGCCGACGTCGAACGACGGCTGGGGGTGCGCCTGTTCGAGCGGACCACCCGGCGGCTGGAGCCGACCCCGGCCGGGAACGCCGTGGTGGCCGCGGCCCGGCGTGCCCTCGACGCCGTCGAGTCCGAGCTGCGGCACGTCGACGGCTTCCTCGGCGGCCGCGAGGGCGCGGTCCGCATCGCCACGCTGCCATCGCTCGCGGCGATCCTGCTGCCCGGTGTGGTGTCCGCGTTCCGCGGGGCCCGGCCCGGGGTGCGGACCGAGATGTCCGACGCGCTGGCCGACGAGGTCCTCGAGCGGGTGCGGACCGGGCGGGCCGATCTCGCGGTGACGGTCCTGCCCGACGACGGCGCCGCCCCACCCGACCTCCTGGCGACCCCGGTCGCGGCTGACCGGTTCTGCGCACTCGTCCCGCCGGACCACCGGCTCGCCGGGCGCCCCACGCTCCGCTGGGCGGACCTGGACGGCGAGCCGCTCGTGGACTTCGACCCGACGACCAGCATCCGCCAGCACGTGGACCGGGCCCTGTTCCTGGCCGCCGCACGTCCGGAGCGGGGACTGGCGGCACGGAACATCGCCGCCGTCGCCGGCCTCGTCGCCGCCGGGCTGGGTGTGACGGCGGTCCCGGGTCTCGTCGTCCCGCTGACCGGGTTCGCCGGGCTGGTCGCGGTGCCGCTCGACGGCCCGGTGCTCACGCGGCGGATCGCGCTGGTCGTGCCACGGGGCCGGCATCCCGTGCCGGCGGCGCAGGCGTTCGCGGCGATGCTGACCGGCGCCGACCGGGACCGGCCGTCGCTGCCGGAGCACGCGGAGTGGGTCGGGCCCCCGGACGGGGACCGGCCCGGCCCGGTCAGCCCGTGA
- a CDS encoding NUDIX domain-containing protein — protein MTDPARERLTVFDAAGTPTGAAERGEVYARSLWHATTAIALRSTDGEHLYVHRRTDTKLVMAGLWDCWAGGVLDEGEAPDDCAARELAEELGVTGVALEKLFVLPFDAAALGVDTGPGSGPHGLRAHVHAYQAYWDGPVVHQPSEVAEGGWWSFGELRARLGTPDYPWVPDGLWITRRWLAGDVD, from the coding sequence GTGACGGATCCCGCCCGCGAACGCCTGACCGTCTTCGACGCGGCAGGCACGCCGACCGGCGCCGCCGAGCGCGGCGAGGTCTACGCCCGCTCCCTGTGGCACGCCACGACCGCGATCGCCCTGCGCAGCACCGACGGCGAGCACCTCTACGTGCACCGCCGGACCGACACCAAGCTGGTCATGGCCGGACTCTGGGACTGCTGGGCCGGCGGCGTGCTGGACGAGGGCGAGGCTCCCGACGACTGCGCCGCCCGTGAGCTCGCCGAGGAGCTGGGTGTGACGGGCGTCGCGCTCGAGAAGCTCTTCGTCCTCCCGTTCGACGCCGCCGCGCTCGGCGTCGACACGGGCCCCGGCTCGGGCCCGCACGGGCTGCGCGCCCACGTGCACGCCTACCAGGCGTACTGGGACGGCCCGGTGGTCCACCAGCCGTCCGAGGTGGCCGAGGGCGGCTGGTGGAGCTTCGGCGAGCTGCGCGCCCGGCTCGGCACCCCGGACTACCCGTGGGTGCCCGACGGCCTCTGGATCACCCGGCGCTGGCTCGCCGGAGACGTCGACTAG
- a CDS encoding CitMHS family transporter, translating into MLAAIGFLTIAVFLAAVLSGRVSVLLALTVVPAAGAVVAGLGGGLGDYVTDGLETVAPVAIMITFAILYFSLMLDSGLFDPAIRRVVRWAGGDPLKICVGTAALTVLVALDGDGASTFLIMVSAMLPLYQRLGMRRIVLAGLVCLGAGVMNMVPWGGPTARAMAALDLDATAVFVPLLPAMGAGIAWVLLAAYLIGRAERRRLGVVELDPAAAPADAPGAAAAPVVRSRADRIRFALNVVLTLALVVVLLFQLADLPVVFLCAFVLALLVNRPTWDGQRALFEKHGHNVVLVTAMIFAAGVFTGVLGGTGMITAMAESIVSLVPDGAGSLVPVAVAVTSMPLSLVFTPDAYYFGVLPVLAETSTALGGDPAEVARAAVLGQMTTGFPLSPLTASTFILLGMTGVELGRHQRFVFGWAFGTTLVMTVVALATGALTL; encoded by the coding sequence ATGCTCGCCGCGATCGGATTCCTGACCATCGCCGTGTTCCTGGCGGCGGTGCTCTCCGGACGGGTGTCGGTGCTGCTGGCACTGACGGTGGTCCCCGCCGCGGGTGCCGTCGTCGCCGGGCTCGGCGGCGGCCTCGGGGACTACGTCACCGACGGTCTCGAGACCGTCGCCCCGGTCGCGATCATGATCACCTTCGCGATCCTCTACTTCAGCCTGATGCTCGACTCCGGGCTGTTCGACCCCGCGATCCGGCGGGTGGTGCGCTGGGCGGGCGGTGACCCGCTCAAGATCTGCGTCGGCACCGCGGCGCTGACCGTCCTGGTCGCGCTGGACGGCGACGGCGCCTCCACGTTCCTGATCATGGTGAGCGCGATGCTGCCGCTCTACCAGCGGCTCGGCATGCGCCGGATCGTCCTGGCGGGCCTGGTCTGCCTCGGCGCGGGCGTGATGAACATGGTCCCGTGGGGCGGGCCGACCGCCCGGGCCATGGCGGCACTCGATCTCGACGCCACCGCCGTGTTCGTACCGCTGCTGCCCGCCATGGGCGCCGGCATCGCGTGGGTGCTGCTCGCGGCCTACCTGATCGGGCGCGCGGAGCGGCGCCGCCTCGGCGTCGTCGAGCTCGACCCGGCGGCCGCCCCGGCGGACGCCCCGGGCGCCGCGGCCGCGCCCGTCGTGCGGTCCCGTGCCGACCGGATCCGGTTCGCACTCAACGTCGTGCTCACGCTCGCGCTGGTCGTGGTGCTGCTGTTCCAGCTCGCCGACCTGCCGGTGGTGTTCCTGTGCGCCTTCGTGCTCGCGCTGCTGGTGAACCGGCCGACCTGGGACGGGCAGCGGGCGCTGTTCGAGAAGCACGGCCACAACGTCGTCCTGGTCACCGCGATGATCTTCGCCGCGGGCGTGTTCACCGGCGTGCTCGGCGGCACCGGGATGATCACCGCGATGGCGGAGTCGATCGTCTCCCTGGTCCCGGACGGCGCCGGGTCGCTGGTGCCGGTCGCCGTCGCCGTCACCTCGATGCCGTTGAGCCTCGTGTTCACCCCGGACGCCTACTACTTCGGCGTGCTGCCGGTGCTCGCCGAGACCTCGACGGCGCTCGGCGGCGACCCGGCCGAGGTCGCGCGGGCCGCCGTCCTCGGGCAGATGACGACCGGTTTCCCGCTCAGCCCGCTCACCGCCTCCACCTTCATCCTGCTCGGGATGACGGGCGTGGAGCTGGGCCGCCACCAACGGTTCGTCTTCGGCTGGGCGTTCGGCACCACGCTGGTGATGACCGTCGTCGCGCTCGCCACGGGCGCACTGACCCTCTGA
- a CDS encoding helix-turn-helix domain-containing protein, protein MAGYREITPDGPDAGLLECAWQSRHDRPHAQRVLPDGCMDLLRLDARPTVAGPDTAAHLATGPAGAVTTGLRFRPGILPGLLGVPADALRDARTPLEDLLPSPPSRAVLDTVRALADDPDTDDVPRLLLGVTRALRDAADDRRPLPDPLPRPALRALARGTPAAELADLLGIISRTLHRRCLATLGYGPSVARRVLRFRAASSLLFAGVPTAEVAARTGYADQPHLSREVRALAGVSPTTLTG, encoded by the coding sequence GTGGCGGGATACCGGGAGATCACGCCGGACGGACCGGACGCCGGCCTGCTCGAGTGCGCCTGGCAGAGCCGGCACGACCGGCCGCACGCCCAGCGCGTACTGCCCGACGGCTGCATGGACCTCCTGCGCCTCGACGCCCGGCCGACCGTCGCGGGCCCGGACACGGCCGCCCACCTGGCGACCGGCCCGGCGGGCGCCGTGACGACGGGGCTGCGGTTCCGGCCCGGCATCCTGCCCGGCCTGCTGGGCGTGCCCGCCGACGCGCTGCGGGACGCCCGGACCCCGCTGGAGGACCTGCTGCCGAGCCCTCCGTCGCGCGCCGTGCTGGACACCGTGCGGGCGCTCGCGGACGACCCGGACACCGACGACGTCCCCCGGCTCCTGCTGGGTGTCACCCGCGCCCTCCGCGACGCGGCGGACGACCGGCGCCCGCTCCCCGATCCGCTCCCCCGGCCCGCGCTGCGGGCGCTGGCCCGCGGGACACCCGCCGCCGAGCTCGCCGATCTGCTCGGGATCATCTCCCGCACGCTGCACCGGCGCTGTCTCGCGACGCTCGGCTACGGCCCGTCGGTGGCCCGCCGGGTGCTGCGGTTCCGGGCGGCGAGCAGCCTGCTGTTCGCCGGGGTGCCCACGGCCGAGGTCGCCGCCCGCACCGGCTACGCCGACCAGCCGCACCTGTCCCGCGAGGTACGGGCACTGGCCGGCGTCTCCCCCACGACGCTCACGGGCTGA
- a CDS encoding MarR family winged helix-turn-helix transcriptional regulator has translation MDHTRWLDDDEQRTWRAFLAAQRLVSDLVERRLQTGAGMPQAYYEILVRLSEAPDRTLRMSVLAESAMSSRSRISHAVARMEEAGWIGRRSCPTDRRGQLAHLTDAGFAVLEAAAPDHVESVREAVFDGLTPAQQAGLQEACEAVVAHLSGTGEWPVTGDAGPDGPEPARAS, from the coding sequence GTGGATCACACTCGCTGGCTCGACGACGACGAGCAGCGGACCTGGCGGGCCTTCCTCGCGGCACAGCGCCTGGTGTCCGACCTGGTCGAGCGACGGCTGCAGACGGGCGCCGGGATGCCGCAGGCGTACTACGAGATCCTGGTGCGGCTGTCCGAGGCGCCGGACCGGACGCTGCGGATGAGCGTGCTCGCCGAGTCGGCGATGTCCTCGCGCAGCCGGATCTCGCACGCGGTGGCCCGGATGGAGGAGGCCGGCTGGATCGGTCGCCGGTCCTGCCCGACCGACCGCCGCGGCCAGCTCGCACACCTCACCGACGCCGGGTTCGCGGTGCTCGAGGCGGCCGCGCCGGACCACGTCGAGAGCGTGCGCGAGGCGGTCTTCGACGGTCTGACGCCCGCCCAGCAGGCCGGGTTGCAGGAGGCCTGCGAGGCGGTCGTGGCGCACCTGTCGGGCACGGGGGAGTGGCCGGTGACCGGGGACGCAGGCCCGGACGGCCCGGAGCCCGCACGCGCATCCTAG
- a CDS encoding SLC13 family permease yields the protein MATTDPGTSENPTHERRPAGDEPPPGTGGTTAADGRSPGRTWAFRALGVGLGALTWILLGAAQTLEPDARIVAAIGVLMAAWWVTEAVPLSATALLPIVLFPALGVVGVSDITADYGDPIVFLFLGGFLIAIAMQKWHLHRRIALLTLRTVGTSPTRIVLGMMIATGFLSMWVSNTATTLMMLPIALSVLALVAERAGSSGDSVRRGAPISETVRDPAVRTFGVGLVLSVAWASSIGGLGTLLGSPPNAIVAGYVADELDREISFLGWMQLGVPIVVVFIGVAWLLITRFLFRTDLTEIPGGREMIDDQLRGMGPASTAEKRVLGVFAGAAVLWIVPGILTEFAAIDAALPWLGGMNDTAIAIAAGLALFLLPADTEPPDEPREGTGAVRPYRMLLVWEDAQRGLPWGVLLLFGGGLALAGAVASSGLDEFIGASVAGLGVLPILLLVGAVVLIVLFLTEVTSNTATAATFIPVLGGVAIGIGADSMTLLIPAALAATCAFMLPVGTPPNAIVFGSGVVTIGQMARGGLALNVVGVVLITLFAYLLGGWALGLQF from the coding sequence ATGGCCACGACCGACCCGGGGACGTCGGAGAACCCGACACACGAGCGCAGGCCGGCCGGGGACGAGCCCCCGCCCGGCACCGGAGGGACGACCGCGGCCGACGGCCGCTCACCGGGCCGCACCTGGGCTTTCCGGGCACTCGGCGTGGGCCTCGGAGCGCTGACCTGGATCCTCCTCGGGGCCGCGCAGACCCTCGAACCCGACGCCCGGATCGTCGCTGCGATCGGGGTGCTGATGGCGGCCTGGTGGGTCACCGAGGCGGTGCCGCTCTCCGCGACCGCGCTCCTGCCGATCGTGCTGTTCCCCGCACTCGGGGTGGTCGGCGTCTCCGACATCACGGCCGACTACGGCGATCCGATCGTGTTCCTGTTCCTCGGCGGGTTCCTCATCGCCATCGCGATGCAGAAGTGGCACCTGCACCGGCGCATCGCGCTCCTGACGTTGCGGACCGTCGGCACCTCCCCGACCCGGATCGTGCTCGGGATGATGATCGCGACCGGGTTCCTGTCGATGTGGGTGTCGAACACGGCGACCACCCTGATGATGCTCCCGATCGCGCTGTCGGTCCTGGCCCTCGTCGCGGAGCGGGCAGGCAGCTCGGGCGACTCGGTCCGCCGCGGAGCCCCGATCAGCGAGACCGTCCGCGATCCCGCGGTGCGGACCTTCGGGGTCGGGCTCGTCCTGTCGGTGGCCTGGGCGTCGTCGATCGGCGGTCTCGGGACGCTGCTCGGGAGCCCGCCCAACGCGATCGTCGCCGGTTACGTCGCGGACGAGCTCGACCGCGAGATCAGCTTCCTCGGCTGGATGCAGCTCGGCGTGCCGATCGTGGTCGTGTTCATCGGTGTGGCATGGCTGCTCATCACGCGGTTCCTGTTCCGCACCGACCTCACGGAGATCCCCGGCGGCCGGGAGATGATCGACGACCAGCTCCGCGGGATGGGCCCCGCCAGCACGGCCGAGAAGCGGGTGCTGGGCGTGTTCGCCGGTGCGGCGGTGCTCTGGATCGTGCCGGGCATCCTCACGGAGTTCGCCGCGATCGACGCCGCGCTGCCGTGGCTGGGCGGGATGAACGACACCGCGATCGCCATCGCGGCGGGTCTCGCGCTGTTCCTCCTGCCCGCGGACACCGAGCCGCCGGACGAGCCGCGCGAGGGCACCGGTGCCGTACGGCCGTACCGGATGCTCCTGGTCTGGGAGGACGCCCAGCGGGGACTGCCCTGGGGTGTGCTGCTGCTCTTCGGCGGCGGGCTCGCCCTGGCCGGTGCGGTCGCCTCCAGCGGTCTCGACGAGTTCATCGGCGCGAGCGTCGCCGGTCTCGGGGTCCTGCCGATCCTGCTGCTCGTCGGCGCCGTCGTGCTGATCGTGCTGTTCCTGACCGAGGTCACCAGCAACACCGCCACGGCCGCGACGTTCATCCCGGTGCTCGGCGGCGTGGCGATCGGCATCGGGGCCGACTCGATGACCCTGCTGATCCCGGCCGCGCTCGCCGCGACCTGTGCGTTCATGTTGCCTGTCGGGACACCGCCGAACGCGATCGTCTTCGGGTCCGGCGTGGTCACGATCGGCCAGATGGCCCGTGGCGGGCTGGCACTGAACGTCGTCGGCGTCGTGCTGATCACCCTGTTCGCCTACCTGCTCGGTGGGTGGGCACTCGGCCTGCAGTTCTGA
- a CDS encoding YceI family protein: MSAPTKIPGYVAGTWDIDPVHSDVAFVVRHMMVSKVRGRFEQVSGELVTAENLEDSTVTATIDASSLSTGNEQRDGHIRSADFFEVEKYPEWTFRSTGLAAKGDDFVLTGDLTLKGVTKPVELDLELSGFGPDAWGGTRAGFTATTTIKRSEFGVDIELPMDGGGVVVSEKVGVELEIQAVLRAS, encoded by the coding sequence ATGAGCGCCCCCACGAAGATCCCCGGCTACGTCGCAGGCACCTGGGACATCGACCCGGTGCACTCCGACGTCGCGTTCGTCGTCCGTCACATGATGGTCAGCAAGGTCCGTGGCCGCTTCGAGCAGGTCTCCGGTGAGCTCGTCACCGCCGAGAACCTCGAGGACTCGACCGTCACCGCCACCATCGACGCCTCCTCCCTGAGCACCGGCAACGAGCAGCGTGACGGTCACATCCGCTCGGCCGACTTCTTCGAGGTCGAGAAGTACCCGGAGTGGACCTTCCGGTCCACCGGGCTCGCCGCCAAGGGTGACGACTTCGTGCTCACCGGCGACCTGACCCTCAAGGGCGTCACCAAGCCCGTCGAGCTGGACCTCGAGCTGAGCGGCTTCGGCCCGGACGCCTGGGGCGGCACCCGCGCCGGCTTCACGGCGACCACCACCATCAAGCGCTCGGAGTTCGGTGTCGACATCGAGCTGCCGATGGACGGTGGCGGCGTCGTCGTCAGCGAGAAGGTGGGCGTCGAGCTGGAGATCCAGGCCGTCCTGCGCGCCTCCTGA
- a CDS encoding acyclic terpene utilization AtuA family protein, which yields MPPTTTRIGSGAGFAGDRIDPAVELARHARLDDLVLECLAERTIALGQRRRLADPGAGHDPRLEQRLTALLPDLLAGGVRLLTNMGAANPPAAGRIVRDHLDRLGSTAPVAVVTGDDVLDRIDPDAPAAEDGRPLRAHGELVSANAYLGADALLPALESSAAVVVTGRVADPSLFLAPLAQRLGWDLADPGPAAAGTLVGHLLECAGQLTGGYAADPGAFDVPGLARLGFPFADVAADGSAVYGKPDGSGGRLDRHTVRQQLLYEVTDPTGYRTPDVLLDLRGVRVDTAGPDRVRVTGARGRARPDELKVSVGYRAGHRLEAGISYVGPNAAARARLAADVVAERVRGLPVAPRIEVRGGDEDARLRVAAVDHDTGALDVLGHEVEALYTNGPAGGGGARAHVDEVIGVLSTLVPRAAVAPHVTLLEAGRAAA from the coding sequence ATGCCCCCGACCACGACCCGGATCGGCAGCGGCGCCGGGTTCGCCGGCGACCGGATCGACCCGGCCGTCGAGCTGGCCCGCCACGCCCGTCTCGACGACCTGGTGCTGGAGTGCCTGGCCGAGCGGACGATCGCACTCGGGCAGCGCCGCAGGCTGGCCGACCCGGGGGCCGGCCACGACCCGCGGCTGGAGCAGCGCCTGACCGCACTGCTCCCCGACCTGCTGGCCGGTGGTGTCCGGCTGCTGACGAACATGGGCGCCGCCAACCCGCCTGCGGCCGGCCGGATCGTCCGCGACCACCTCGACCGGCTCGGGTCGACGGCCCCGGTCGCCGTCGTCACCGGCGACGACGTCCTCGACCGTATCGATCCGGACGCCCCCGCCGCCGAGGACGGGCGCCCGCTGCGCGCGCACGGCGAGCTCGTCTCGGCGAACGCCTACCTGGGTGCCGACGCGCTGCTGCCGGCGCTGGAGTCGTCGGCGGCGGTCGTCGTCACGGGCCGGGTCGCGGACCCGTCGCTGTTCCTGGCCCCGCTCGCGCAGCGGCTGGGCTGGGACCTCGCCGACCCCGGGCCCGCCGCGGCCGGGACGCTGGTCGGGCACCTGCTCGAGTGCGCGGGCCAGCTCACCGGCGGCTACGCGGCCGATCCGGGGGCGTTCGACGTCCCGGGCCTCGCCCGGCTGGGGTTCCCGTTCGCCGACGTCGCGGCGGACGGCAGCGCCGTCTACGGCAAGCCGGACGGCAGCGGTGGGCGGCTGGACCGCCACACCGTCCGCCAGCAGCTGCTCTACGAGGTCACCGACCCGACCGGCTACCGCACCCCGGACGTCCTGCTGGACCTGCGCGGCGTGCGGGTCGACACCGCGGGCCCCGACCGGGTCCGGGTGACGGGCGCACGGGGCCGCGCCCGGCCCGACGAGCTCAAGGTCAGCGTGGGCTACCGGGCGGGGCACCGGCTGGAGGCCGGGATCTCCTACGTCGGGCCGAACGCGGCCGCGCGGGCCCGGCTGGCCGCCGACGTCGTCGCCGAGCGGGTCCGCGGGCTGCCGGTCGCCCCGCGGATCGAGGTCCGCGGCGGCGACGAGGACGCCCGGCTGCGGGTCGCGGCCGTCGACCACGACACCGGCGCGCTGGACGTCCTCGGGCACGAGGTCGAGGCGCTCTACACGAACGGTCCGGCGGGCGGGGGCGGCGCCCGCGCGCACGTCGACGAGGTCATCGGTGTGCTGTCCACCCTGGTCCCGCGGGCCGCCGTCGCCCCGCACGTCACCCTGCTGGAGGCCGGCCGTGCGGCTGCATGA
- the lpdA gene encoding dihydrolipoyl dehydrogenase yields MPHFDVVVLGAGPGGYVAAIRAAQLGRSVAVIEEKYWGGVCLNVGCIPSKALLRNAEIAHIVTKEQKTFGLSGEVSLDFGAAFDRSRTVADGRVKGVHFLMKKNKITELDGFGRFTKPGEIEVELSKGGNETVTYDDVIIAAGSTVKLLPGTELSERVVTYEEQILTRELPESVIIAGAGAIGVEFAFVLANYGVDVTIVEYLDRLLPLEDADVSKELLKAYKKLGVTVRTSTKVESITDDGSGVTVSVSSSKGNEDLRADKVVQAIGFAPRVDGYGLDKLGVSLTQRGAIEIDDHMRTNVDHVYAIGDVTAKLMLAHVAEAQGIVAAETLAGAETQELDYKMMPRATFCNPQVASFGWTEAEARDLADEKGWKVNVATFPFTANGKAHGMAEPAGFVKLISDDTHGELLGGHIIGAEATELLPELTLAQKWDLTVHEMARNVHAHPTLSECLQEAIHGLSGHMINF; encoded by the coding sequence ATGCCTCATTTCGACGTCGTCGTGCTCGGTGCCGGACCCGGTGGATACGTGGCGGCCATTCGCGCCGCCCAGCTCGGCCGCAGTGTGGCGGTGATCGAGGAGAAGTACTGGGGCGGTGTCTGCCTCAACGTGGGCTGCATCCCGTCCAAGGCGCTGCTGCGTAACGCGGAGATCGCCCACATCGTCACGAAGGAGCAGAAGACCTTCGGCCTGTCCGGCGAGGTGTCGCTGGACTTCGGTGCCGCCTTCGACCGCAGCCGGACCGTCGCGGACGGCCGGGTCAAGGGCGTGCACTTCCTCATGAAGAAGAACAAGATCACCGAGCTCGACGGGTTCGGCCGGTTCACCAAGCCGGGCGAGATCGAGGTCGAGCTGTCGAAGGGCGGCAACGAGACCGTCACCTACGACGACGTGATCATCGCGGCGGGCTCGACGGTCAAGCTGCTGCCGGGCACCGAGCTCTCCGAGCGCGTGGTGACCTACGAGGAGCAGATCCTCACCCGCGAGCTGCCGGAGAGCGTGATCATCGCCGGCGCCGGCGCGATCGGCGTCGAGTTCGCGTTCGTGCTGGCCAACTACGGTGTCGACGTCACCATCGTCGAGTACCTGGACCGGCTGCTCCCGCTCGAGGACGCCGACGTGTCCAAGGAGCTGCTCAAGGCCTACAAGAAGCTCGGGGTCACCGTCCGGACCTCCACCAAGGTGGAGTCGATCACCGACGACGGCTCGGGCGTCACCGTCTCGGTGTCGTCGTCGAAGGGCAACGAGGACCTGCGGGCCGACAAGGTCGTGCAGGCGATCGGCTTCGCGCCGCGGGTCGACGGCTACGGCCTCGACAAGCTGGGCGTGTCGCTGACCCAGCGTGGCGCGATCGAGATCGACGACCACATGCGCACCAACGTCGACCACGTCTACGCGATCGGTGACGTCACCGCCAAGCTCATGCTCGCCCACGTCGCCGAGGCGCAGGGCATCGTCGCCGCCGAGACCCTGGCGGGCGCCGAGACCCAGGAGCTGGACTACAAGATGATGCCGCGGGCGACCTTCTGCAACCCGCAGGTCGCGTCGTTCGGCTGGACCGAGGCCGAGGCCCGGGACCTGGCGGACGAGAAGGGCTGGAAGGTCAACGTCGCGACCTTCCCCTTCACCGCGAACGGCAAGGCGCACGGCATGGCCGAGCCCGCCGGCTTCGTCAAGCTCATCTCCGACGACACCCACGGCGAGCTCCTGGGCGGGCACATCATCGGCGCCGAGGCGACCGAGCTGCTGCCGGAGCTCACCCTGGCCCAGAAGTGGGACCTGACCGTCCACGAGATGGCGCGCAACGTGCACGCGCACCCGACCCTGTCGGAGTGCCTGCAGGAGGCGATCCACGGCCTGTCCGGCCACATGATCAACTTCTGA